The Marinitoga sp. 38H-ov genomic sequence TAATATCATTTAAAACTGATTTATCCTCCAATTCTATAAGTAAATGGGTTACATATTTTGAATTAACTATATCTTCAGTAATCCACGAAACTTTAACTACTCTAGATTGCGGAACTTCTTTAATATTCATACAATTTTCCCTGTGTACTCCTATACCACGTCTGCTTACAATGCCAATAATATCATCGCCTAATACTGGATTACAACATTTTGCAAAATATATATCTATGCCTTCTTGACCATCAACGATAACTCCTATGCCTTTTTTCTTATAATTGATTTTTTGAGTAATAAATTTCTCATTTTTTTGTTCAATTTGTTCATCTTTTTTCTCAAAAAGCTTATAAATTTCTTTAGGATTAATATCTCCAAATCCAAGTCTTATATATAATTCATTTTCGTTTTTTACATTGTTTTTTTCACAAAAAACCTGATTTTCTTTTAAGTCGTGAATTAAATTATCTATTGAAATATTTAAATCTTTAGCTATCTCTCTTATTTTTTCTCTACCTTTTTCTTCAAGGTTTTTTTCATTTTTTAATCTATAATATCTTTTTATTTTATGTTTTGTACGAGAAGATTTTGCATATTTTAACCAATCTATACTAGGACCAGGTGAATTTCTATTGACAATAATTTCAACAATATCACCATTTTGCAATTCGTAACTTATAGGTACAATTTTTCCATTAACTTTTGCTCCGGCAAAGTGATTTCCAACATTTGTGTGTATTGCATATGCAAAATCAATAGGTGTAGAACCATATGGTAAATGTAAAATTTCTCCTTTAGGAGTAAAAACAAATACTTCATGGACACTTAATTCTTCTTCTATATCATTTAAGTTAAATGCTGATTGTGCAATTTCCTTATGTAAATCCATTAATCTTTTAACAAAATATAATTTTTTAGAATCAACACCTTGTTTATATGCCCAATGAGCAGCTAATCCATATTCGCTTTCTTCATGCATTTCCCAGTCTCTAATTTGTATTTCTAATGTTTCACCCTTATTCGTAATTACTGTAGTATGAATAGATCTATATCCATTGGATTTAGGAACAGCAATATAATCTTTAATTCTTCCCGGGACAGGTCTCCAAACAGAATGAACAACCCCCAATGCAGCATAGCAAGCGGTTGGTGATTCAGTAATAATTCTTAAAGCTATAACATCATATATTTCATCAAAACTTTTATTTTTTCTAAGCATTTTTTCCCATATACTATATAAATGCTTTGATCTTCCTTGAAGAGAAGATTTTATATTATGTTTTTTTAGTTGTTCTAAAATTATCTCTTTATATTCTTCCATTCTATCATGAACATTTTTAATTTTTTCTTCTAGTTTATTTTTTAAATCCTTATATGCTTGTGGATAAAGATACATAAAAGATAAATCTTCTAATTCTGCTTTTATTTTATGTATTCCTAACCTATGAGCAATTGGAGCATATATCTTAAGAGTCTCTTGAGCTTTTATTATCTGCTTTTTTTGTGGAACATATTGCAATGTTCTCATGTTATGTAATCTATCAGAAAGTTTAACAATTATAACTCTAATATCATTAGACATAGCAAGTAACATTTTACGTATAGTTTCTATTTTTTCTAGTGATTTCATATCAACTTTATTTAATTTTTCATTTAATTTTAAATTGCTAATTTTAGTGACTCCATCTACAATTCTGGCTATATCATCTCCGAATTCTTTTTGAATAACTTCTATATTTACATTACAATCTTCTACTACATCATGTAATAATGCTGATGAAATGCTTTCAATATCCATTTTTAATTCAGCTAAAATTTTTGAAACTTCCTTAGGGTGTTCAAAAAAAGGTTCTCCAGAAGCACGCATTTGTCCTTCATGCGCTTCTTTTGCCAAAAAATATGCTTTTTTTAATATTTCTATTTCAGAAGTATTTAAATTTCTTTCTAATAAATTTTTAATTTCTTTCAAATATAAGTCGAATTCTTTGTTTATTTTATCCATTTATTCACATCCTTCCTATATTATAATTATATCACAAAACCATTTTTTATGATATAATATGATATATTCAAAGGTTTGAAATTGGAGGTAAAAATATGAAATTAGAAAATAAAGTATGTATTGTTACAGGTGCTAATAGAGGTATTGGAAAAGAGATATGTAGAAAATTTGTAGAAGAGGGAGCAACAGTTTTAGGTTTTGCTAGAAATTTAGAAGATTTAAAAAAAGTTGAAGAAGAATTAAATGTTTTAAATAAAGGTTTTTTTAGGGGATATAAAGTTGATGTTTCTAATAGTGAAGAAGTAAATAATGCTGTAAAAGATATATTTAATGAATATAAAAGAATAGATGTTCTTGTAAATAATGCTGGGGTAGCAAAAGATATGTTATTGCTATTAATGAAAGAAGAAGATTTTGATTTTGTTATAAACGTTAATTTAAAAGGTGTATTTTTAGTTACAAAAGCTGTAGCTAAAGTTATGAGGAAACAAAAAGAAGGCTCAATTATAAATATTTCAAGTGTTGTGGGAATAGATGGAAATATAGGACAAACAAACTATTCTGCAAGTAAATCTGGTGTAATAGGAATGACAAAAACATGGGCAAAAGAACTTACAATGAGAGGAGAACAAATTAGAGTAAATGCAGTAGCTCCTGGCTTTATAGAAACAGATATGACAAAAAATCTTGATGAAGAATTAAAAAAAGAAGCTTTAAAAAGAATTTTACTTAGGCGTTTAGGCAATGCGGAAGAAGTAGCAAAGGTAGTATTATTTTTAGCATGTGATGATTCATCATATATAACAGGTCAAGTTATAAGGATAGATGGAGGGTTATCATTGTAATGGGATATATACCAGGATATATAAAATTATATGAAAATGGGGAATTGCATAGACGAAGAGATTTATTATATGAAAAATTATATTCATGTGATTTATGTCCAAAGAATTGTAAAGTGAATAGATATGAAAATTTAGGGGTATGTAAAGTTGGAGATAAAATAAAAATTTCAGAATTCGTCTTATATAAAGGAGAAGAACCACCTTTAGTTGGA encodes the following:
- a CDS encoding bifunctional (p)ppGpp synthetase/guanosine-3',5'-bis(diphosphate) 3'-pyrophosphohydrolase, with the protein product MDKINKEFDLYLKEIKNLLERNLNTSEIEILKKAYFLAKEAHEGQMRASGEPFFEHPKEVSKILAELKMDIESISSALLHDVVEDCNVNIEVIQKEFGDDIARIVDGVTKISNLKLNEKLNKVDMKSLEKIETIRKMLLAMSNDIRVIIVKLSDRLHNMRTLQYVPQKKQIIKAQETLKIYAPIAHRLGIHKIKAELEDLSFMYLYPQAYKDLKNKLEEKIKNVHDRMEEYKEIILEQLKKHNIKSSLQGRSKHLYSIWEKMLRKNKSFDEIYDVIALRIITESPTACYAALGVVHSVWRPVPGRIKDYIAVPKSNGYRSIHTTVITNKGETLEIQIRDWEMHEESEYGLAAHWAYKQGVDSKKLYFVKRLMDLHKEIAQSAFNLNDIEEELSVHEVFVFTPKGEILHLPYGSTPIDFAYAIHTNVGNHFAGAKVNGKIVPISYELQNGDIVEIIVNRNSPGPSIDWLKYAKSSRTKHKIKRYYRLKNEKNLEEKGREKIREIAKDLNISIDNLIHDLKENQVFCEKNNVKNENELYIRLGFGDINPKEIYKLFEKKDEQIEQKNEKFITQKINYKKKGIGVIVDGQEGIDIYFAKCCNPVLGDDIIGIVSRRGIGVHRENCMNIKEVPQSRVVKVSWITEDIVNSKYVTHLLIELEDKSVLNDIRRVVKNEKANIEMYETSRKIDRVDLKLRLAVKDVQHLMRVLTAIKNIKGVFNVRRS
- the fabG gene encoding 3-oxoacyl-[acyl-carrier-protein] reductase, which translates into the protein MKLENKVCIVTGANRGIGKEICRKFVEEGATVLGFARNLEDLKKVEEELNVLNKGFFRGYKVDVSNSEEVNNAVKDIFNEYKRIDVLVNNAGVAKDMLLLLMKEEDFDFVINVNLKGVFLVTKAVAKVMRKQKEGSIINISSVVGIDGNIGQTNYSASKSGVIGMTKTWAKELTMRGEQIRVNAVAPGFIETDMTKNLDEELKKEALKRILLRRLGNAEEVAKVVLFLACDDSSYITGQVIRIDGGLSL